One window of the Acidimicrobiia bacterium genome contains the following:
- the aceE gene encoding pyruvate dehydrogenase (acetyl-transferring), homodimeric type: protein MFIDGFVHQLPDIDPEETSEWLDSLQSVIDIRGKSRARYLLTRLLAQARQQGVGVPSMVSTPYINTIPAEQEPWFPGDEYIERRIRAFIRWNAVVMVARANRRFDGLGGHLSTYASAASLYEVGFNHFFHGKSDGGYGDQVFMQGHAAPGIYARAFLEGRLTEDQLDAFRREVGSEGLGLPSYPHPRHMPDFWEFPTVSMGLGPLNAVAQARFNRYLLHHQIADTSRAKVWAFLGDGEMDEPESTAALSVAAREQLDNLIFVVNCNLQRLDGPVRGNGKVIQELEAIFRGAGWNVIKVVWGREWDELLARDSDGVLVNKMNETVDGEFQKYSVESGDYIREHFFGPDPRLRAMVEHLSDDDLRKLSRGGHDYRKLYAAYKSAVEHVGSPTVILAKTIKGWTLGPDFEARNATHQIKKMTEAELKTFRDRLYLDIPDSVLEGDALPPYFHPGKESPEYEYMMERRRALDGFLPDRVNRPKRIGAPKDDTYADLLAGTGEKVQASTTTAFARLIRKLMQDPEIGSRVVPIIPDEARTFGLDALFRDMKIYAPLGQLYEPVDAGLLLSYREARDGRILEEGITEAGSMASFTAAGTSYATWGQPMIPFFIYYSMFGYQRVGDLVWSFGDQRGRGFMLGATAGRTTLTGEGLQHCDGHSHVLMSVMPNCRAYDPAFAYETAVIVRDGIARMYGPEPEDCFYYLTLYNENYSMPPMPDGVEEGIVRGLYRYAPAPADRKLRVALLGSGTMLREAIEAQRMLLEDHDVAAEVWSATSYKLLREDALEAERWNRLHPTEPPRTPYVTEQLGGVEGPIVAVTDYMKAVPDQIARFVPHPFLPLGTDGFGYSDTRAALRRHFEVDAAHVVVAALDGLAIQGKVGGDLVEKAIRLYGLDPDAPDPRLT, encoded by the coding sequence GTGTTCATCGACGGTTTCGTGCACCAGCTTCCCGACATCGATCCCGAGGAGACGAGCGAGTGGCTCGACTCGCTCCAGTCGGTGATCGACATCCGCGGCAAGTCCCGGGCGCGCTACCTGCTCACGCGGCTCCTCGCGCAGGCGCGCCAGCAGGGCGTCGGCGTTCCGTCGATGGTGTCCACGCCCTACATCAACACGATCCCCGCGGAGCAGGAGCCCTGGTTCCCGGGTGACGAGTACATCGAGCGCCGCATCCGCGCGTTCATCCGGTGGAACGCGGTCGTGATGGTCGCGCGTGCCAACCGTCGCTTCGACGGGCTCGGCGGGCACCTCTCGACGTACGCGTCCGCGGCATCGCTGTACGAGGTGGGCTTCAACCACTTCTTCCACGGCAAGTCGGATGGCGGCTACGGCGACCAGGTGTTCATGCAGGGTCACGCCGCGCCCGGCATCTACGCGCGCGCGTTCCTCGAGGGGCGGCTGACGGAGGATCAGCTCGACGCGTTCCGCCGTGAGGTCGGCAGCGAGGGGCTCGGGCTCCCGAGCTACCCGCACCCGCGGCACATGCCCGACTTCTGGGAGTTCCCGACCGTGTCGATGGGCTTGGGTCCGTTGAACGCGGTCGCACAGGCGCGCTTCAACCGGTACCTGCTGCACCACCAGATCGCGGACACGAGCCGGGCGAAGGTGTGGGCGTTCCTCGGCGACGGCGAGATGGACGAGCCCGAGTCGACGGCGGCGCTGTCGGTCGCGGCCCGCGAGCAGCTCGACAACCTCATCTTCGTCGTCAACTGCAACCTGCAGCGTCTCGACGGGCCGGTGCGCGGCAACGGCAAGGTGATCCAGGAGCTCGAGGCGATCTTCCGCGGCGCGGGGTGGAACGTCATCAAGGTGGTCTGGGGTCGCGAGTGGGACGAGCTGCTCGCGCGCGACAGCGACGGCGTGCTCGTCAACAAGATGAACGAGACCGTCGACGGCGAGTTCCAGAAGTACTCGGTCGAGTCGGGTGACTACATCCGTGAGCACTTCTTCGGTCCCGACCCGCGTCTGCGCGCGATGGTCGAGCACCTCTCCGACGACGATCTGCGCAAGCTGTCGCGTGGCGGGCACGACTACCGGAAGCTCTACGCGGCCTACAAGTCCGCGGTCGAGCACGTCGGCAGCCCGACCGTCATCCTCGCGAAGACGATCAAGGGTTGGACGCTCGGCCCCGACTTCGAGGCGCGCAACGCGACGCACCAGATCAAGAAGATGACGGAGGCGGAGCTGAAGACGTTCCGCGACCGTCTGTATCTCGACATCCCCGACTCGGTGCTCGAGGGCGACGCGCTGCCGCCGTACTTCCACCCCGGCAAGGAGTCGCCCGAGTACGAGTACATGATGGAGCGGCGGCGCGCGCTCGACGGGTTCCTACCCGACCGCGTCAACCGGCCGAAGCGGATCGGCGCGCCGAAGGACGACACGTACGCCGACCTTCTCGCGGGCACGGGCGAGAAGGTGCAGGCGTCGACCACGACCGCGTTCGCGCGGCTGATCCGCAAGCTGATGCAGGACCCGGAGATCGGGTCGCGCGTCGTGCCGATCATTCCCGACGAGGCGCGCACGTTCGGGCTCGACGCGTTGTTCCGCGACATGAAGATCTACGCGCCGCTCGGCCAGCTGTACGAGCCGGTCGACGCGGGATTGCTCCTGAGCTACCGCGAGGCGCGCGACGGCCGGATCCTCGAGGAGGGGATCACCGAGGCCGGTTCGATGGCGTCGTTCACGGCGGCGGGCACGTCGTACGCGACGTGGGGTCAGCCGATGATCCCGTTCTTCATCTACTACTCGATGTTCGGGTACCAGCGGGTCGGTGACCTCGTGTGGAGCTTCGGCGACCAGCGGGGGCGTGGGTTCATGCTCGGCGCGACCGCGGGGCGGACGACGCTGACCGGCGAGGGCCTGCAGCACTGCGACGGCCACAGCCACGTGCTGATGAGCGTCATGCCGAACTGCCGCGCGTACGACCCGGCGTTCGCGTACGAGACCGCCGTGATCGTGCGCGACGGCATCGCGCGCATGTACGGCCCCGAGCCCGAGGACTGCTTCTACTACCTCACCCTGTACAACGAGAACTACTCGATGCCGCCGATGCCCGACGGCGTCGAGGAGGGGATCGTCCGCGGCCTGTACCGCTACGCGCCGGCACCGGCGGACCGGAAGCTGCGCGTCGCGTTGCTCGGCAGCGGGACGATGCTGCGCGAGGCGATCGAGGCCCAGCGGATGCTGCTCGAGGACCACGACGTCGCGGCCGAGGTGTGGAGCGCGACGAGCTACAAGCTGCTGCGCGAGGACGCGCTCGAGGCCGAGCGCTGGAACCGCCTGCACCCGACCGAGCCTCCCCGCACGCCGTACGTGACCGAGCAGCTCGGCGGCGTGGAAGGGCCGATCGTCGCGGTCACGGACTACATGAAGGCCGTCCCGGACCAGATCGCGCGGTTCGTGCCGCACCCGTTCCTCCCGCTCGGCACGGACGGGTTCGGCTACTCGGACACGCGGGCCGCGCTCCGCCGTCACTTCGAGGTCGACGCCGCGCACGTCGTCGTCGCCGCGCTCGACGGGCTCGCGATCCAGGGGAAGGTCGGTGGCGACCTCGTGGAGAAGGCGATCCGCCTCTACGGGCTCGACCCCGACGCGCCCGACCCGCGACTCACCTGA